One genomic region from Amycolatopsis sp. FBCC-B4732 encodes:
- a CDS encoding DUF4386 domain-containing protein: MKRISVIAYGLFTVAGGVLGATGTRPDSSAAEVAAYDAAHQGLVQLLALVVFGAGLSLSVWTAAARPPKLGYAGGLLASGSLLLSGLATWTAAQNPDFARPFTSLAFAAGAFGFAVPLALLIAAVARTTPRWLEITGYVVAGLAGLSALGMLTDVLYPLIPVGRFGGLIWLVLASFTKPRD, translated from the coding sequence ATGAAACGAATTTCGGTCATCGCTTACGGCCTGTTCACCGTCGCCGGGGGAGTCCTCGGCGCCACCGGCACCCGCCCGGACTCGTCCGCGGCCGAGGTTGCCGCCTACGACGCCGCGCACCAGGGGCTCGTCCAGCTGCTGGCCCTGGTCGTCTTCGGCGCCGGCTTGTCCCTCTCGGTCTGGACGGCGGCCGCCAGACCGCCGAAGCTCGGCTACGCGGGCGGCCTGCTCGCGTCCGGCTCGCTCCTGCTGAGCGGCCTCGCCACCTGGACCGCCGCGCAGAACCCGGACTTCGCCCGCCCGTTCACGTCGCTGGCCTTCGCGGCGGGCGCGTTCGGCTTCGCCGTGCCCCTCGCGCTGCTCATCGCGGCGGTCGCCCGGACGACACCGAGGTGGCTGGAGATCACCGGCTACGTCGTCGCCGGGCTGGCCGGGCTTTCGGCGCTCGGCATGCTGACCGACGTCCTCTACCCGCTGATCCCGGTCGGACGCTTCGGCGGGCTCATCTGGCTGGTGCTCGCGAGCTTCACCAAGCCCCGCGACTAA
- a CDS encoding MarR family winged helix-turn-helix transcriptional regulator yields MNGFGSAFLLAQVGAHAAQRFAERIGELDLTPPQVGLLRLVATRPGQSQQAIAAQLSTQPTRLVALVDGLEKRGLIERRRNPEDRRLYALELSEDGRAFMGRVAQAAAAHDRALTEGLSDDERSTLHALLTKIATDQGLTPGVHPGYGKP; encoded by the coding sequence ATGAACGGTTTCGGCAGCGCGTTCCTGCTGGCCCAGGTGGGCGCGCACGCGGCGCAGCGGTTCGCCGAGCGGATCGGCGAGCTGGACCTGACGCCGCCGCAAGTCGGGCTGTTGCGGCTGGTCGCGACGCGGCCGGGGCAGAGCCAGCAGGCGATCGCGGCCCAGCTCAGCACCCAGCCGACCCGGCTCGTCGCGCTGGTCGACGGCCTGGAGAAGCGCGGCCTGATCGAGCGCCGCCGCAACCCGGAGGACCGGCGGCTCTACGCGCTGGAGCTGAGCGAGGACGGCCGCGCGTTCATGGGCCGCGTCGCCCAGGCCGCGGCCGCCCACGACCGCGCGCTCACCGAGGGGTTGTCGGACGACGAGCGCTCGACCCTCCACGCCCTCCTGACCAAGATCGCCACCGACCAGGGCCTCACCCCCGGCGTCCACCCCGGCTACGGAAAGCCGTGA
- a CDS encoding glycosyltransferase family 1 protein, producing the protein MHIVQLANFYGPRSGGLRTALHHLGAGYVASGHEVTLVVPGTRYADEVLPTGVRRFSLPAPKIPGTGGYRAVDPHRVRAVLRRLEPDRLEVSDRLTLRGMGGWARRHGVPSTVISHERLDRLLEQFLLPEPVARRVADVANRRMAASYDAVVCTTAFARAEFDRIAAPNVHRVPLGVDLATFRPAMRDDGWRTDLAGGADALLVHCGRLSPEKHVERSVDTVAELTEAGARVRLVVAGDGPRRRALERRARGLPVTFLGFLSGRGDVARLLASADVSLAPGPHETFGLAALEALASGTPVVVSASSALREIVRPGCGAAVDDHAPAFATAVTHLLDSPEDLRRAAARARAEQFTWPAAVAGMLATFR; encoded by the coding sequence ATGCACATCGTCCAGCTCGCGAACTTCTACGGGCCGCGCTCGGGCGGCCTCCGCACGGCGCTGCACCACCTCGGCGCGGGGTACGTCGCGAGCGGCCACGAGGTGACGCTCGTGGTGCCCGGCACGCGGTACGCCGACGAAGTCCTGCCGACCGGTGTCCGCCGGTTTTCCTTACCTGCGCCCAAGATCCCGGGCACCGGCGGCTACCGCGCGGTCGACCCGCACCGCGTCCGCGCGGTCCTGCGAAGACTCGAGCCGGACCGGCTGGAGGTGTCGGACCGGCTGACGCTGCGCGGGATGGGTGGCTGGGCGCGGCGCCACGGCGTCCCCAGCACGGTCATCTCGCACGAGCGCCTCGACCGGCTGCTGGAGCAGTTCCTGCTGCCCGAGCCGGTCGCGCGCCGCGTCGCCGACGTCGCGAACCGGCGGATGGCCGCGAGCTACGACGCGGTCGTCTGCACGACGGCGTTCGCGCGCGCGGAGTTCGACCGGATCGCCGCCCCGAACGTCCACCGCGTGCCCCTCGGCGTCGACCTCGCGACGTTCCGGCCCGCCATGCGCGACGACGGCTGGCGCACCGACCTCGCCGGGGGAGCGGACGCCCTGCTCGTCCACTGTGGACGGCTGTCGCCGGAGAAGCACGTGGAGCGCAGCGTGGACACCGTCGCGGAGTTGACGGAGGCGGGCGCCCGCGTGCGCCTGGTGGTGGCGGGCGACGGCCCTCGCCGCCGCGCGCTGGAACGCCGGGCGCGCGGGCTGCCGGTGACGTTCCTGGGCTTCCTGTCCGGCCGCGGCGACGTCGCCCGGCTGCTGGCCAGCGCGGACGTTTCCCTGGCGCCCGGTCCGCACGAGACGTTCGGGCTGGCCGCGCTGGAGGCGCTGGCGTCCGGGACGCCGGTGGTGGTGTCGGCGTCCTCGGCGTTGCGGGAGATCGTGCGCCCGGGCTGCGGTGCGGCGGTGGACGACCACGCGCCGGCGTTCGCCACCGCCGTGACGCACCTCCTGGACAGCCCCGAAGACCTGCGCCGCGCGGCGGCCCGCGCCCGGGCGGAGCAGTTCACCTGGCCCGCCGCGGTGGCCGGGATGCTGGCCACCTTCCGCTGA
- a CDS encoding glycosyltransferase family 1 protein: protein MTNSVLRVVEHLRERAHDVLIIAPGPGPDSYRGAPVVRIPALDFPGVNSLPIGLPTRTVLNALAAFGPDVVHLASPFVVGARGLAAARRLRVPSIAVYQTDIAGFAAAYGFGIAARAAWRWVRRLHSRADRTLAPSSDSVAQLELHGVPRVHRWARGVDIERFSPEHADAALRAELAPDGELLVGFVGRLAPEKEVDRLAALAGVPGIRVVVVGDGPQLESLKAQLPGAAFLGAKYGEELSRAYASLDVFVHTGPHETFCQAVQEAMASGLPVLAPDAGGPKDLVLPGRTGYLLPADREQFGPALVEKVDALRDAALRERLGEKARKVVLGRTWPAVCHELLGHYEAVRGRAVRAA from the coding sequence GTGACCAACTCCGTCCTGCGGGTCGTCGAGCACCTGCGCGAACGCGCCCACGACGTGCTGATCATCGCCCCCGGCCCCGGCCCGGACTCCTACCGCGGCGCTCCGGTCGTCCGGATCCCCGCGCTGGACTTCCCCGGCGTGAACTCCCTCCCGATCGGCCTGCCGACGCGCACGGTGCTGAACGCGCTGGCCGCGTTCGGGCCCGACGTCGTGCACCTGGCGTCGCCATTCGTCGTCGGCGCGCGCGGGCTCGCGGCGGCGCGGCGGCTGCGGGTGCCGTCGATCGCCGTCTACCAGACCGACATCGCCGGGTTCGCCGCCGCGTACGGCTTCGGCATCGCCGCCCGCGCCGCGTGGCGCTGGGTGCGGCGGCTGCACTCGCGTGCCGACCGGACCCTCGCGCCGTCCAGCGACTCGGTCGCGCAGCTGGAGCTGCACGGCGTCCCGCGGGTGCACCGGTGGGCGCGGGGCGTCGACATCGAGCGGTTCTCCCCGGAGCACGCCGACGCGGCGCTGCGGGCCGAGCTGGCGCCGGACGGCGAGCTGCTCGTCGGGTTCGTCGGCAGGCTGGCGCCGGAAAAGGAGGTCGACCGGCTGGCCGCGCTGGCCGGGGTGCCCGGGATCCGCGTGGTCGTCGTCGGCGACGGGCCCCAACTCGAGAGCCTCAAGGCACAGCTGCCCGGCGCGGCGTTCCTCGGCGCGAAGTACGGCGAAGAGCTTTCCAGGGCGTACGCGAGTCTCGACGTCTTCGTCCACACCGGACCGCACGAGACGTTCTGCCAGGCGGTGCAGGAGGCGATGGCGTCCGGGCTGCCCGTGCTCGCCCCGGACGCGGGCGGCCCGAAGGACCTCGTCCTGCCCGGCCGCACCGGCTACCTGCTGCCCGCGGACCGCGAGCAGTTCGGCCCGGCGCTGGTCGAGAAGGTCGACGCCCTGCGCGACGCGGCGCTGCGGGAGCGGCTCGGCGAGAAGGCGCGCAAGGTGGTGCTCGGCCGGACCTGGCCCGCCGTCTGCCACGAGCTGCTCGGGCACTACGAAGCCGTGCGGGGCCGGGCCGTCCGCGCGGCCTGA
- a CDS encoding inositol monophosphatase encodes MTLLSSRPPRPVEPGLLSRALEVAGRLANDATDVITATAGRGAHPSTLDSPFDWVTDTDRILERHTRRVLTAEFPGIPVVGHEFGADHGADVAEYRWVVDSVDGTANYVAGVPWCAYSLALVDAAGPVVGVVADPYRAQIYAAARGRGARANGKPVRLTDRCVTAGALVCTEFARRGPWPGMGGFIERAAAAHAGVRVLGSAALSIAQVALGHAAAAVLHSYHEWDVAGSVAMAIEAGAVVLDKHGEDTALPTDGLLVAAPGVADEVLGWWQETAHAG; translated from the coding sequence ATGACCCTCTTGTCCTCCCGGCCGCCGCGGCCCGTCGAGCCCGGCCTGCTGTCGAGGGCGCTCGAAGTGGCCGGACGGCTGGCCAACGACGCCACCGACGTGATCACCGCGACCGCCGGCCGCGGCGCCCACCCGTCGACGCTGGACTCGCCCTTCGACTGGGTCACCGACACCGACCGAATCCTGGAGCGCCACACGCGGCGCGTCCTGACGGCGGAGTTCCCGGGCATCCCGGTGGTCGGCCACGAGTTCGGCGCCGACCACGGCGCGGACGTCGCCGAGTACCGCTGGGTGGTCGACTCGGTGGACGGAACGGCGAACTACGTGGCCGGCGTGCCCTGGTGCGCGTACAGCCTGGCGCTGGTGGACGCGGCGGGCCCGGTGGTGGGCGTGGTGGCGGACCCGTACCGAGCCCAGATCTACGCCGCGGCGCGCGGCCGAGGGGCCCGCGCGAACGGCAAACCGGTCCGGCTGACGGACCGCTGCGTGACGGCGGGCGCCCTGGTCTGCACGGAGTTCGCCCGGCGCGGCCCGTGGCCGGGGATGGGCGGCTTCATCGAGCGCGCGGCGGCGGCCCACGCGGGAGTCCGGGTGCTGGGGTCGGCGGCGTTGTCGATCGCGCAGGTGGCGCTGGGGCACGCGGCCGCGGCGGTGCTGCACAGCTACCACGAGTGGGACGTCGCGGGCTCGGTGGCGATGGCCATCGAGGCGGGCGCGGTGGTGCTGGACAAGCACGGCGAGGACACGGCGCTGCCGACGGACGGACTCCTGGTGGCGGCACCGGGGGTAGCGGACGAGGTGCTGGGCTGGTGGCAGGAGACGGCGCACGCGGGGTGA
- a CDS encoding GNAT family N-acetyltransferase: MPTLRTPRLTLVPLTDEHLDLEYELDSDPEVMRYLTGRAATREEVEQAHRRRMNTGHGFWMGFADEDFIGWWILRPPHGPDQPDVEGEAELGYRLLRRHWRQGYAREGSLELLRYGFEELDLDRIFAQTMAVNTPSRATMASAGLTFARAFTSAIDYEDHIDGADQGEVEYEIKRERWLACRPGGSTTAAAPPPAR, encoded by the coding sequence ATGCCGACCCTCCGCACCCCCCGGCTCACCCTCGTGCCCCTCACCGACGAGCACCTCGACCTCGAGTACGAACTCGACTCCGACCCGGAAGTCATGCGCTACCTCACCGGCCGCGCCGCCACCCGGGAAGAGGTCGAGCAAGCCCACCGACGCCGGATGAACACGGGTCACGGGTTCTGGATGGGCTTCGCCGACGAAGACTTCATCGGCTGGTGGATCCTCCGCCCACCCCACGGCCCCGACCAGCCGGACGTCGAAGGCGAAGCCGAGCTCGGCTACCGCCTGCTGCGCCGGCACTGGCGGCAGGGCTACGCCCGCGAAGGCTCCCTCGAACTGCTCCGATACGGCTTCGAAGAACTCGACCTGGACCGGATCTTCGCCCAGACCATGGCCGTCAACACCCCGTCCCGCGCGACGATGGCCTCGGCCGGACTCACCTTCGCCAGGGCGTTCACCTCGGCCATTGACTACGAAGACCACATCGACGGCGCCGACCAGGGCGAAGTCGAGTACGAGATCAAGCGGGAACGGTGGCTCGCTTGTCGACCCGGCGGATCCACCACAGCAGCGGCCCCGCCACCAGCCAGGTGA
- a CDS encoding DUF3592 domain-containing protein, with product MSTRGERARRVGWWTTLGVASLLTVMCICLLFAAIRNDGAISAQLGTATATVDSVAFDRTIIHFETPDGIVHSPANGVLYPDGLAAGQLVRIEYDASDPELARVAGRSATLTLLPLGSFVFFTWLVAGPLLWWIRRVDKRATVPA from the coding sequence GTGAGCACGAGAGGTGAACGGGCGAGGCGCGTCGGGTGGTGGACCACCCTCGGCGTCGCCTCGCTCCTCACCGTGATGTGCATCTGCTTGCTGTTCGCGGCGATCCGCAACGACGGCGCGATCTCCGCCCAGCTCGGCACCGCGACGGCGACGGTCGACTCGGTGGCGTTCGACCGCACGATCATCCACTTCGAGACCCCCGACGGCATCGTCCACAGCCCGGCGAACGGGGTCCTCTACCCGGACGGCCTGGCGGCCGGGCAACTGGTCCGCATCGAGTACGACGCGTCCGACCCGGAGCTGGCCCGGGTGGCCGGGCGGTCGGCGACGTTGACGTTGCTGCCGCTGGGGAGTTTCGTGTTCTTCACCTGGCTGGTGGCGGGGCCGCTGCTGTGGTGGATCCGCCGGGTCGACAAGCGAGCCACCGTTCCCGCTTGA
- a CDS encoding M1 family metallopeptidase, producing MRARTRTGLGVLAAGVASVLLAGTASAAPAPGAPGVGDTYYPNAGNGGTDVLHYDIRLTYQPATDVLAGTTTLLLTATQDLSRFDLDFALKASSVRVNNRPAQFTNQNGNGELVITPAQPLLKGQTTTVVVAYSDTPSTEKVDGLNAWKKGSFGALGVDEPQSSAWWFPANDHPTDKATYDVTIEAPDDNVAITNGSLVRTQKSRAGWTRWQWRSTKPQATYLTSFIVGKYELNQSTTPDGKPFITAYGSDLGDSLYAAKASVERTPEIDEFLATQFGPYPFEAEGGVVTSGITFSLENQTRPTYGARNFRAGSNTTLIAHENAHQWFGDNVSLGRWSDIWLNEGFASYAEWLWSEHEGEGTVAELAQYTYDSNPADGDLWKLVPADPGADNQFDNAVYDRGALTLQALRTAVGDEAFFKILQTWQAQKGGKDGRILEFIALAEKISGKPLHELFQTWLYTAGKPAVGPNGAAAVSRFAAPAKPRSYDQIQANHRNLAAEHAH from the coding sequence ATGCGTGCAAGAACTCGCACCGGCCTCGGTGTGCTCGCGGCCGGGGTCGCCTCGGTGCTGCTCGCCGGTACCGCCAGTGCGGCCCCGGCGCCGGGTGCGCCCGGCGTCGGTGACACGTACTACCCGAACGCCGGCAACGGCGGCACGGACGTGCTGCACTACGACATCCGCCTGACCTACCAGCCCGCGACCGACGTGCTGGCCGGCACCACCACGCTGCTGCTCACCGCGACGCAGGACCTCTCGCGGTTCGACCTCGACTTCGCGCTCAAGGCGTCCAGCGTGCGCGTGAACAACCGCCCGGCGCAGTTCACGAACCAGAACGGCAACGGCGAGCTCGTCATCACCCCGGCGCAGCCGCTGCTCAAGGGCCAGACCACGACCGTCGTCGTGGCCTACTCGGACACGCCCTCGACCGAGAAGGTGGACGGGCTCAACGCCTGGAAGAAGGGCTCCTTCGGCGCCCTCGGCGTCGACGAGCCACAGAGCTCGGCGTGGTGGTTCCCGGCGAACGACCACCCGACCGACAAGGCGACCTACGACGTCACGATCGAAGCCCCGGACGACAACGTTGCCATCACCAACGGCTCGCTGGTCCGGACGCAGAAGAGCCGGGCGGGCTGGACGCGCTGGCAGTGGCGCAGCACCAAGCCGCAGGCGACCTACCTGACGTCGTTCATCGTCGGCAAGTACGAGCTGAACCAGTCGACGACGCCGGACGGCAAGCCGTTCATCACCGCGTACGGCTCGGACCTCGGTGACTCGCTGTACGCGGCGAAGGCGAGCGTCGAGCGGACGCCGGAGATCGACGAGTTCCTGGCCACCCAGTTCGGCCCGTACCCGTTCGAGGCCGAGGGCGGCGTCGTCACCAGTGGCATCACGTTCTCCCTGGAGAACCAGACCCGCCCGACCTACGGCGCCCGCAACTTCCGCGCCGGCTCGAACACGACGTTGATCGCGCACGAGAACGCCCACCAGTGGTTCGGCGACAACGTCTCCCTCGGCCGCTGGAGCGACATCTGGCTGAACGAGGGCTTCGCGTCCTACGCCGAGTGGCTGTGGTCGGAGCACGAGGGCGAGGGCACGGTCGCCGAGCTGGCGCAGTACACGTACGACTCGAACCCGGCCGACGGCGACCTGTGGAAGCTCGTCCCGGCCGACCCGGGCGCGGACAACCAGTTCGACAACGCGGTGTACGACCGTGGCGCGCTGACGCTGCAGGCGCTGCGCACCGCCGTCGGCGACGAGGCGTTCTTCAAGATCCTGCAGACGTGGCAGGCCCAGAAGGGCGGCAAGGACGGCCGGATCCTGGAGTTCATCGCGCTGGCGGAGAAAATCTCGGGCAAGCCGCTGCACGAGTTGTTCCAGACCTGGCTGTACACGGCGGGCAAGCCCGCGGTGGGCCCCAACGGTGCGGCGGCGGTTTCCCGCTTCGCGGCCCCGGCGAAGCCCCGGTCGTACGACCAGATCCAGGCGAACCACCGGAATCTCGCCGCGGAGCACGCGCACTGA
- the menD gene encoding 2-succinyl-5-enolpyruvyl-6-hydroxy-3-cyclohexene-1-carboxylic-acid synthase yields the protein MNPSTAQARVIVDELVRNTVSHVVLCPGSRNAPLSIALYDAAAAGKLQLHVRIDERGAAFLALGIAARTGRPVALLCTSGTAAANFHPAVLEADRAGVPLIVMTADRPPELRAAGASQVIDQHRLFGNAARYFDELAVAERRAGQNSYWRSQICRAWNAAYGEWRCGPVHLNIPFREPLVPDLDDDGEWYESLDGRPDGSRWTELPDFGALPSFVVPSARHGLVIACDTGVQAASEWAEQHGWPVISETGGIGLSGGTAISSGAWLLGVEEFISRHKPEQVLCLGRPTVFRQIQKVLSDASVEVLLVRPDSDWPAPAHNVRQVGQWFDEPTKPADPEWLASWRRADAAAASAVAATLAEEPWPSGLRVATELVDALPPDSLLVVGSSNPTRDVALAGRLRPDVLVHRNRGVAGIDGTVSTAIGAAYVHRGPSYALLGDLTFLHDASGLLTGPAEQRPDLTIVVLNDDGGGIFSLLEQGAPEHSASFERVFGTPHGADLGALCAGYRVPHVVAETLTEFKAALRPEPGLRVVEVRVDRSRHRDLHARLRSAVSAAVSAV from the coding sequence GTGAACCCTTCCACCGCGCAGGCCAGGGTGATCGTCGACGAACTCGTCCGCAACACCGTTTCGCACGTCGTCCTCTGCCCGGGCTCCCGCAACGCGCCGCTGTCGATCGCGCTCTACGACGCGGCGGCGGCCGGGAAGCTGCAGCTCCACGTCCGCATCGACGAGCGCGGCGCCGCGTTCCTCGCCCTCGGCATCGCCGCGCGCACCGGGCGTCCGGTGGCCTTGCTGTGCACGTCGGGCACCGCGGCCGCGAACTTCCACCCGGCCGTGCTGGAGGCCGACCGCGCCGGCGTCCCGCTGATCGTCATGACCGCCGACCGGCCGCCCGAGCTGCGCGCGGCCGGCGCGTCGCAGGTCATCGACCAGCACCGGCTGTTCGGCAACGCCGCCCGGTACTTCGACGAGCTGGCCGTCGCCGAGCGGCGGGCCGGCCAGAACTCTTACTGGCGCAGCCAGATCTGCCGGGCCTGGAACGCCGCCTACGGCGAGTGGCGCTGCGGCCCGGTGCACCTGAACATCCCGTTCCGCGAGCCGCTCGTGCCCGACCTCGACGATGACGGTGAGTGGTACGAGTCGCTGGACGGCCGTCCCGACGGCTCCCGGTGGACCGAGCTGCCGGACTTCGGCGCGCTGCCGTCGTTCGTGGTGCCCTCCGCCCGCCACGGCCTGGTGATCGCGTGCGACACCGGCGTCCAGGCGGCGAGCGAGTGGGCCGAACAGCACGGCTGGCCGGTGATCTCGGAGACCGGCGGCATCGGGCTGTCCGGTGGCACGGCGATCTCGTCCGGCGCCTGGCTGCTGGGTGTCGAGGAGTTCATCTCGCGGCACAAGCCGGAGCAGGTGCTCTGCCTCGGGCGGCCGACGGTGTTCCGGCAGATCCAGAAGGTGCTTTCGGACGCCTCGGTCGAGGTCCTGCTGGTGCGGCCGGACTCGGACTGGCCGGCGCCCGCGCACAACGTCCGGCAGGTCGGGCAGTGGTTCGACGAGCCGACCAAGCCCGCCGACCCGGAGTGGCTGGCCAGCTGGCGCCGCGCCGACGCGGCCGCCGCTTCCGCCGTCGCCGCGACGCTGGCCGAGGAGCCGTGGCCCAGCGGGCTGCGCGTCGCGACCGAGCTGGTGGACGCGCTGCCGCCGGACTCGCTGCTCGTCGTGGGCTCGTCCAACCCGACCCGGGACGTGGCGCTGGCCGGGCGGCTGCGCCCCGACGTCCTCGTGCACCGCAACCGCGGCGTCGCGGGCATCGACGGCACGGTCTCGACCGCGATCGGCGCCGCGTACGTCCACCGCGGCCCGTCGTACGCGCTGCTGGGCGACCTGACGTTCCTGCACGACGCTTCGGGGCTGCTGACCGGCCCGGCCGAGCAGCGCCCGGACCTGACGATCGTGGTGCTCAACGACGACGGCGGCGGCATCTTCTCGCTGCTGGAGCAGGGCGCGCCGGAGCACTCGGCGAGCTTCGAGCGCGTCTTCGGCACCCCGCACGGCGCCGACCTGGGCGCGCTGTGCGCCGGCTACCGCGTCCCGCACGTCGTGGCGGAGACGCTGACGGAGTTCAAGGCGGCACTGCGGCCGGAGCCGGGCCTACGCGTCGTCGAGGTGCGAGTGGACCGTTCGCGGCACCGTGACCTGCACGCCCGGCTGCGCTCCGCGGTCAGCGCGGCCGTTTCGGCGGTCTGA
- a CDS encoding 1,4-dihydroxy-2-naphthoyl-CoA synthase, whose protein sequence is MDDARVSELFDPAAWTEVEGFAFTDITYHRSAENRGGKRVVRVAFDRPEVRNAFRPHTVDELYRALDHARMSSDVGCVLLTGNGPSPKDGGWAFCSGGDQRIRGRSGYQYASGETSDTVDPAQAGRLHILEVQRLIRFLPKPVIAVVPGWAAGGGHSLHVVCDLTLASAEHAKFKQTDADVGSFDAGYGSAYLAKMVGQKFAREIFFLGREYSAEQMHRMGAVNAVVPHADLEKEALDWAWAIVGKSPTAQRMLKYAFNLTDDGMVGQQLFAGETTRLAYMQDEAVEGRDAFLQKRDPDFKDVPYYY, encoded by the coding sequence GTGGATGACGCCCGAGTTTCCGAGCTGTTCGATCCGGCCGCGTGGACCGAGGTCGAAGGTTTCGCCTTCACCGACATCACCTACCACCGTTCCGCTGAGAACCGCGGCGGCAAGCGCGTGGTGCGCGTCGCGTTCGACCGTCCGGAGGTCCGCAACGCCTTCCGGCCGCACACCGTCGACGAGCTCTACCGGGCGCTGGACCACGCCCGGATGAGCTCGGACGTCGGCTGCGTCCTGCTCACCGGCAACGGCCCCTCGCCCAAGGACGGCGGGTGGGCGTTCTGCTCCGGTGGTGACCAGCGTATTCGCGGACGCTCCGGCTATCAGTACGCGAGCGGCGAGACCTCCGACACGGTGGACCCCGCGCAGGCCGGCCGGCTGCACATCCTCGAGGTCCAGCGGCTGATCCGGTTCCTGCCGAAACCGGTGATCGCGGTCGTACCGGGCTGGGCCGCGGGCGGCGGGCACTCCCTGCACGTCGTGTGCGATCTCACCCTCGCCTCGGCCGAGCACGCCAAGTTCAAGCAGACCGACGCCGACGTCGGCTCGTTCGACGCCGGCTACGGCTCGGCCTACCTGGCCAAGATGGTCGGCCAGAAGTTCGCCCGCGAGATCTTCTTCCTCGGCCGCGAGTACTCCGCCGAGCAGATGCACCGGATGGGCGCGGTCAACGCCGTCGTCCCGCACGCCGACCTCGAAAAAGAGGCGCTGGACTGGGCGTGGGCGATCGTCGGCAAGTCGCCGACGGCGCAGCGGATGCTGAAGTACGCGTTCAACCTCACCGACGACGGCATGGTCGGCCAGCAGCTGTTCGCCGGCGAGACCACCCGCCTGGCGTACATGCAGGACGAAGCCGTCGAAGGCCGCGACGCGTTCCTGCAGAAGCGCGACCCCGACTTCAAGGACGTCCCCTATTACTACTGA
- the menE gene encoding o-succinylbenzoate--CoA ligase yields the protein MLPIPLDGSPAALATLKRAVADALDGGPAVLPFTDPALRDAMAPGEPAEPDTAVVIATSGSTGAPKGVLLSARALTASAEATHARLGGPGHWLLATPAHYIGGLQVLVRSLLAGTEPAFLTGTGFRPADFAAAAARLTGGPRYTALVPTQLVRLLDDGGAGLAAAKTFDAIVLGAAATTPALRERAAEAGVRIVPAYGMSETASGCVYDGFPLDGVRVDLDGGRIRIAGDVLAHGYRGRPDLTAEAFSGGWFTTSDRGVRHEDGRLEVLGRADDMINTGGVKVSANAIERVLCAQPGVRDACVVGLPDPEWGEAVVALVVPAGEPGDLRAAVRAELGPASTPKRVEFGTELPLRGPGKIDRAAVKALLTSASRG from the coding sequence CTGCTGCCGATCCCCCTCGACGGCTCCCCGGCGGCGCTCGCCACGCTGAAGCGCGCGGTCGCGGACGCGCTGGACGGCGGCCCGGCCGTGCTGCCGTTCACCGACCCCGCACTGCGGGACGCGATGGCCCCGGGTGAGCCCGCCGAGCCGGACACGGCCGTGGTCATCGCCACTTCGGGCTCGACCGGCGCGCCCAAGGGCGTGCTGCTCTCGGCCCGCGCGCTGACCGCGTCCGCCGAAGCCACGCACGCCCGCCTCGGTGGCCCCGGTCACTGGCTCCTGGCGACCCCGGCGCACTACATCGGCGGGCTGCAGGTGCTGGTCCGGTCGCTGCTCGCGGGCACCGAGCCCGCGTTCCTGACCGGCACCGGCTTCCGCCCGGCCGACTTCGCGGCCGCGGCGGCGAGGCTGACCGGCGGCCCGCGGTACACGGCCCTCGTGCCGACCCAGCTGGTCCGGCTGCTCGACGACGGCGGCGCGGGACTGGCCGCGGCGAAGACGTTCGACGCGATCGTGCTCGGCGCGGCCGCGACCACCCCGGCGCTGCGCGAGCGCGCCGCCGAGGCCGGGGTCCGGATCGTGCCCGCGTACGGGATGAGCGAGACGGCGAGCGGCTGCGTCTACGACGGCTTCCCGCTCGACGGCGTCCGCGTCGACCTCGACGGCGGCCGGATCCGCATCGCCGGCGACGTGCTCGCGCACGGCTACCGGGGCCGGCCGGACCTCACCGCGGAGGCGTTCTCCGGCGGCTGGTTCACGACGTCCGACCGCGGGGTCCGGCACGAAGACGGCCGCCTGGAGGTGCTGGGCCGGGCGGACGACATGATCAACACCGGCGGTGTGAAGGTGTCGGCGAACGCGATCGAACGCGTGCTGTGCGCGCAGCCGGGGGTGCGGGACGCGTGCGTCGTCGGCCTGCCGGACCCGGAGTGGGGCGAGGCCGTGGTGGCGCTGGTCGTCCCGGCGGGCGAGCCGGGCGACCTGCGCGCGGCGGTCCGCGCGGAGCTGGGCCCGGCCTCGACCCCCAAGCGCGTCGAATTCGGCACCGAGCTGCCCCTGCGCGGCCCCGGCAAGATCGACCGGGCGGCGGTGAAGGCCCTACTGACGTCGGCTTCGCGCGGCTGA